One genomic window of Borreliella garinii includes the following:
- a CDS encoding MATE family efflux transporter, which translates to MSTNKSKARELILKGNLYKVLFLISFPIVITNIIQAFYDLTDMFYVGKLGAMPLSALSLAGPVNFFIMAIAMGMATGSISLTSKCIGEGNFSRFSRYAGQLIVLNFVLSLFVAICAFFFIEHLLDLLGVKDELKELSRAYFYVTIFGIPIMFLSISITYILNAQGETILSMIIVLFANIVNFILDPILIFSFNMGITGAAWATLFSKLLTVAFYLFLTYGLNRGLKIYPKDLALDIRSIKEIVNLGLPSTFGQIMVSLSFFIFNYIVIDISPKFLAAYGLTNTIISFLFLPAMGIGTGIISIVGQNLGAKKINRVGEVLKKGFFISLAILLIINSIVIINKHFILRLFTNDLEVLNYANNYLLLTTIGTFGYGLQQVFFGGLIGSGRTKIAMIIIFIRLWLIRLPVVFIFQYFGIIENSLGYAFIISNYLAIIILVGFTCTRYWAKPILIKK; encoded by the coding sequence ATGTCTACAAATAAGAGCAAGGCTAGGGAATTAATATTAAAAGGCAATCTATATAAGGTTCTTTTTTTAATAAGTTTTCCTATTGTTATAACCAATATTATTCAAGCTTTTTATGATCTTACTGATATGTTTTATGTTGGTAAGCTTGGAGCCATGCCTTTGTCAGCGCTTTCACTTGCTGGTCCTGTAAATTTTTTTATTATGGCTATTGCTATGGGTATGGCTACAGGAAGCATTTCTTTGACTTCAAAATGTATAGGAGAGGGAAATTTTTCTCGTTTTTCAAGGTATGCGGGGCAACTTATTGTTTTAAACTTTGTTTTATCCTTATTTGTTGCTATTTGCGCTTTTTTTTTTATTGAGCATCTTTTAGATTTGCTAGGTGTAAAAGACGAGCTTAAAGAACTTTCAAGAGCTTATTTTTATGTGACAATTTTTGGAATACCTATTATGTTTTTGAGCATTTCAATTACATATATTTTAAATGCTCAAGGAGAAACTATCCTTTCAATGATAATAGTTTTATTTGCCAATATTGTTAATTTTATTCTTGATCCAATTTTAATATTTAGTTTTAATATGGGCATTACTGGAGCCGCTTGGGCTACTTTATTTTCAAAATTGCTAACTGTTGCTTTTTATTTATTTTTGACCTATGGGCTAAATCGTGGATTAAAAATTTATCCTAAGGACTTAGCGTTAGATATAAGATCTATTAAAGAAATTGTTAATTTAGGATTACCTTCAACTTTTGGGCAAATAATGGTTTCGTTGTCTTTTTTTATTTTTAATTATATCGTTATTGATATTAGTCCGAAATTTTTGGCGGCGTATGGACTTACAAACACCATTATTTCTTTTTTATTTCTTCCTGCCATGGGGATTGGTACTGGAATTATTTCGATTGTTGGTCAAAATCTTGGTGCTAAAAAAATTAATAGGGTGGGAGAAGTTTTGAAAAAGGGATTTTTTATTTCTTTAGCAATTTTATTAATAATAAATTCAATTGTTATTATTAATAAACATTTTATACTGAGATTATTTACAAATGATTTGGAAGTTTTAAATTATGCTAATAATTATTTATTGTTAACAACTATTGGTACTTTTGGATATGGGTTGCAACAAGTGTTCTTTGGGGGACTTATTGGATCTGGTAGGACAAAAATTGCAATGATTATTATTTTTATTAGGTTGTGGCTTATTCGTCTCCCGGTAGTTTTTATTTTTCAATATTTTGGCATAATTGAAAATTCTTTAGGTTATGCTTTTATAATTTCCAATTATTTGGCAATTATTATTTTAGTTGGTTTTACTTGTACTCGCTATTGGGCTAAACCCATTTTAATTAAAAAATAG
- the murA gene encoding UDP-N-acetylglucosamine 1-carboxyvinyltransferase → MYSYIVEGGFKIGGQITASGNKNSALPCILAALLTDEDVILENIPNINDVKVVLDILSDIGADIVREGNTLKIKVSNIVKTEIDSSFTDLIRASILLLGPFVSRFGEIDMALPGGDVIGKRRLDTHFYGLSKLGAKLINKDGRIVLKAKKLVGAEMFLDEASVTATENIIMASVLAEGNTVIMNAACEPHVQDLCNMLNSMGANILGIGSNVLEIKGVKKLRGTTFRIGADFMQVGSLISLAALTGGELEIKKADPQHFRLIRHIYSRLGINFEYDRENVYVRDKQELKVKLDFGGHIPKIDDGPWPAFPTDLMSIIIVTATQVEGTVLVFEKMFESRMFFVDKLIKMGAQIVLCDPHRVVVTGKSPLKGNVLSSPDVRAGMSLLIAAFVAEGRSEIQNVYQIERGYEDVANKLINLGAKIKKVKSQ, encoded by the coding sequence ATGTATAGTTATATTGTAGAAGGTGGTTTTAAGATAGGTGGTCAAATTACAGCTAGCGGCAATAAAAATTCTGCTTTACCTTGTATTTTAGCGGCTTTACTTACCGATGAAGATGTTATTTTAGAAAATATTCCTAATATTAATGATGTAAAAGTTGTTTTAGATATTTTAAGTGATATAGGAGCAGATATTGTAAGAGAGGGGAATACTTTAAAAATAAAAGTTTCAAATATTGTGAAAACAGAAATAGATTCCTCTTTTACAGATTTAATTAGGGCCTCCATACTTTTATTAGGACCTTTTGTCTCTAGATTTGGGGAAATAGATATGGCGCTTCCAGGAGGAGATGTGATTGGAAAAAGGCGGCTTGATACTCATTTTTATGGCCTTTCTAAACTAGGAGCTAAGTTAATCAACAAAGATGGAAGAATTGTTTTAAAGGCCAAAAAGCTTGTTGGAGCTGAAATGTTTTTAGATGAAGCTTCTGTTACAGCTACAGAAAATATCATTATGGCTTCAGTTCTTGCCGAAGGAAATACTGTTATTATGAATGCTGCTTGTGAGCCACATGTTCAAGATTTATGTAATATGTTGAATTCAATGGGTGCTAATATTTTAGGGATTGGTTCAAATGTTTTAGAAATAAAGGGTGTAAAAAAATTAAGAGGAACCACATTTAGAATAGGTGCCGACTTCATGCAAGTTGGTTCTTTGATCAGTCTTGCTGCATTAACAGGGGGCGAATTGGAAATTAAAAAAGCAGATCCCCAACATTTCAGATTAATTAGGCATATATATTCAAGGCTTGGTATTAATTTTGAATATGATAGGGAAAATGTATACGTAAGAGATAAGCAAGAGTTAAAAGTTAAGCTAGATTTTGGTGGACACATTCCAAAAATTGATGATGGTCCATGGCCTGCCTTTCCGACAGACCTTATGAGTATTATTATAGTCACTGCAACTCAAGTAGAAGGTACAGTTCTTGTTTTTGAGAAAATGTTTGAATCCAGGATGTTTTTTGTAGACAAATTAATCAAAATGGGGGCTCAAATTGTGCTTTGTGATCCACACCGTGTAGTAGTTACTGGTAAATCTCCTCTTAAAGGAAATGTTTTATCTTCTCCAGATGTGCGGGCAGGAATGTCTCTTCTTATTGCTGCTTTTGTTGCTGAAGGTCGCAGCGAAATTCAAAATGTTTATCAAATTGAAAGGGGATACGAAGATGTAGCTAATAAATTAATTAATTTGGGGGCAAAAATTAAGAAAGTTAAAAGTCAATAG
- a CDS encoding TIGR00282 family metallophosphoesterase: MSLRVLIAGEVVGKAGIIAIKSFLSSFRVRRGIDFVISGNNFTTGLRGLGKKHAFLLKKYGVDVLTLGENAFARADLSDDLDKYNFILKPLNCPAKLKGYSYFIYNINGKKLAVVRIVGQTGITKYKFNHPFYSFDFFYKRIEMQTNNIIVLFDSNTTAEVNALFFYLKSRVSACLGTGKRILTADLRILDNTAVITDLGRVGSLDSVIGYVPDLEVDKFLKGFLNQKFNESWEGIGFNGVLIDIDENGHSFSVETVREYIDYKSSLKDMDDMDII; this comes from the coding sequence GTGTCTTTAAGGGTTTTGATTGCCGGCGAGGTTGTCGGTAAAGCTGGAATTATTGCTATAAAATCTTTTTTATCATCCTTTCGGGTTAGGAGAGGGATTGATTTTGTAATATCTGGCAATAATTTTACTACGGGTTTAAGGGGTCTTGGTAAGAAGCATGCCTTTTTATTGAAAAAGTATGGGGTTGATGTTTTAACCTTAGGTGAAAATGCTTTTGCAAGGGCAGATTTGTCTGATGATCTTGACAAGTATAATTTTATTTTAAAACCTTTAAATTGTCCTGCAAAATTAAAAGGATATTCTTATTTTATTTATAATATTAATGGTAAAAAATTAGCTGTGGTGAGAATTGTAGGCCAAACAGGAATAACTAAGTATAAATTTAATCATCCTTTTTATAGTTTTGACTTTTTTTATAAAAGAATTGAAATGCAAACAAACAATATTATTGTTCTTTTTGATTCAAATACTACGGCCGAAGTTAATGCTTTATTTTTTTATCTAAAATCAAGAGTTAGTGCTTGTCTTGGAACTGGCAAAAGGATTTTAACAGCTGATTTGAGAATTTTAGATAATACTGCTGTTATAACTGATTTAGGCAGAGTTGGGAGTTTGGATAGCGTTATTGGATATGTTCCTGATTTAGAGGTGGATAAATTTTTGAAAGGATTTTTAAATCAAAAATTTAATGAATCTTGGGAAGGTATTGGTTTTAACGGTGTTTTAATTGATATCGATGAGAATGGGCATTCTTTTTCTGTAGAAACTGTTAGAGAATATATAGATTATAAATCAAGTTTAAAAGATATGGATGATATGGATATTATTTGA
- the lspA gene encoding signal peptidase II translates to MGAKSKQYFNIFVFVISLIFFDQLSKYLVVKYVKLGSIYFSFFDNFFRIIHVRNTGILFSMGSDIHYSLKKIFFLAMPIFILIFVFSLALKEKNCISRISLLLIFSGGVGNIIDRLFRPSGVVDFLDFKFYGIFGLDRWPTFNFADSYVVIGMILFLVYDFFYKKKSA, encoded by the coding sequence ATGGGCGCTAAAAGTAAACAATATTTTAATATTTTTGTATTTGTTATTAGTTTAATTTTTTTTGATCAACTTTCTAAGTATTTGGTTGTGAAGTATGTCAAATTGGGTTCAATATATTTTTCCTTTTTTGATAATTTTTTTAGGATAATACATGTAAGAAATACGGGCATTTTATTTTCAATGGGTTCTGATATCCATTATAGTTTGAAAAAAATTTTTTTTCTTGCAATGCCTATTTTTATCTTAATATTTGTTTTTTCTCTTGCTTTGAAAGAGAAAAATTGTATTAGCAGAATTTCACTTTTATTAATTTTTTCAGGAGGGGTGGGGAATATTATTGATAGATTATTTAGACCCTCCGGAGTTGTAGATTTTTTAGATTTTAAATTTTATGGAATTTTTGGACTTGACAGATGGCCTACTTTTAATTTTGCAGATAGCTATGTTGTTATAGGAATGATTTTATTTTTGGTTTATGATTTTTTTTATAAAAAGAAAAGCGCTTAA
- a CDS encoding Nif3-like dinuclear metal center hexameric protein, with product MKVRDLSFKLNSIFDIEKYERVDKNLNGLQVGNLNAEVNKVAFAVDASLSTLKEAKGNDFLITHHGIFWSKRERIVSNMYDKIKFLIENNMALYSVHLPMDAHPVYSHSKVLSDVLGLKNPFAFANYGGFNLGIIADSTFSFSEILEKIKKENKHILFYKKFKESVNRVAIISGSGYSFFEEALCHGIDLFITGDTSHQIYSLAEECGVSLIFAGHYFTETFGLIKLMEDFKIQEDLEVKFIFKDTNL from the coding sequence TTGAAAGTAAGAGATTTGTCTTTTAAGCTTAATTCAATTTTTGATATAGAGAAGTATGAACGTGTTGATAAAAATTTAAACGGTCTTCAAGTAGGAAATCTCAATGCCGAGGTTAATAAGGTTGCCTTTGCAGTTGATGCAAGCCTTTCAACTTTAAAAGAAGCAAAAGGAAATGATTTTTTAATTACTCATCATGGTATTTTTTGGTCAAAAAGAGAGCGCATTGTTTCTAATATGTATGATAAAATTAAATTTTTGATTGAAAACAATATGGCTCTTTATTCGGTGCACTTACCTATGGATGCTCATCCTGTTTATTCACATAGCAAAGTGTTATCAGATGTTTTAGGATTAAAAAATCCTTTTGCTTTTGCAAATTATGGGGGTTTTAATCTAGGAATTATTGCCGATTCTACTTTTAGCTTTTCTGAAATTTTAGAAAAAATCAAAAAGGAAAATAAACATATTCTTTTTTATAAAAAGTTTAAAGAATCGGTGAATAGGGTTGCGATTATTAGTGGTTCTGGATACTCTTTTTTTGAAGAGGCTTTATGTCATGGTATAGACTTGTTTATAACCGGAGACACTTCTCATCAAATATATTCTTTAGCAGAAGAATGCGGTGTGAGCTTGATTTTTGCAGGTCATTATTTTACTGAAACTTTTGGTTTAATCAAATTAATGGAAGATTTCAAAATTCAAGAAGATTTAGAGGTTAAATTTATTTTTAAAGATACTAATTTATAA
- the pgeF gene encoding peptidoglycan editing factor PgeF, whose protein sequence is MKTIDHEFYYEFRVADDVRMIYTKKPFHLNLRELNNDNLNFVPKSKKIKYLKQLHTDIIYKVEDDFINFQEGDGLISSSLDVALVAYFADCLPIYFYDSVKKIIGLIHSGYKGSFSLVILKMLFMFEKMGSIFKDLKIVFGPYNRSCCYEVSEIFLKEVDNKFSKSLLNTAFDIRDGKIYFDNASFNLNLLSSFNLNIYNSKLCTHCLKNLYSYRRLREGQSYALIWRI, encoded by the coding sequence ATGAAAACAATAGATCATGAATTTTATTATGAATTTAGGGTAGCTGATGATGTTAGAATGATTTATACTAAAAAACCTTTTCATCTAAATTTAAGAGAACTTAATAATGATAATTTAAATTTTGTTCCGAAGTCTAAGAAAATAAAATATTTAAAGCAATTGCATACAGACATTATTTATAAGGTTGAAGATGATTTTATAAATTTCCAAGAAGGAGATGGGCTTATATCTAGTTCTTTAGATGTAGCTCTTGTTGCTTACTTTGCAGATTGTCTTCCAATATACTTTTATGATTCAGTGAAAAAAATCATAGGGCTTATTCACAGTGGATATAAAGGAAGCTTTAGTTTGGTTATTTTGAAAATGTTGTTTATGTTTGAGAAAATGGGATCAATTTTTAAAGATTTAAAAATTGTTTTTGGACCTTATAACAGATCTTGTTGTTATGAAGTTTCTGAAATTTTCTTAAAAGAAGTAGATAATAAATTTAGCAAAAGTTTATTAAATACTGCTTTTGATATAAGAGATGGTAAAATATATTTTGATAATGCTAGTTTTAATTTAAATTTACTTTCTAGTTTTAATTTAAATATTTATAATTCAAAACTTTGTACGCATTGTTTGAAAAATCTTTATTCTTATAGAAGATTAAGAGAAGGGCAAAGTTATGCTTTAATTTGGAGAATTTAA
- the lptB gene encoding LPS export ABC transporter ATP-binding protein, with amino-acid sequence MFLKKKNKIEEIKENLNLNSVNNVVLRADNIIKKYGEKFAVNGITIDIHKGEVVGLLGPNGAGKTTTFYTIVGFIRPNSGKVLINNYNISSLNMYERARIGIVYLPQDASIFRELTVEENIMVALERREDLSKAERKIELVNLLKEFEIKRIQSQKAYTLSGGERRRAEIARALAVNPYFLLLDEPFAGIDPIAIGDIKNIIKILKERNIGVLITDHNVRDAFDIIDRAYIVYQGQVLDEGDVDYIISSEKAKKLYLGEEFRL; translated from the coding sequence ATGTTTCTGAAGAAAAAAAATAAAATAGAAGAGATTAAGGAAAATCTCAACCTCAATTCTGTTAATAATGTTGTCTTAAGAGCAGACAACATTATTAAAAAGTATGGTGAAAAGTTTGCTGTTAATGGTATTACGATTGACATTCATAAAGGTGAAGTTGTTGGGCTTCTTGGTCCAAATGGAGCTGGCAAAACAACAACATTTTATACGATTGTAGGCTTTATTAGGCCTAATTCAGGCAAGGTTTTAATAAATAATTACAACATTTCATCTCTTAATATGTATGAGCGTGCTCGGATAGGAATTGTATATCTTCCTCAAGATGCTTCAATTTTTAGGGAACTTACAGTTGAAGAGAATATTATGGTTGCTTTAGAGAGAAGAGAGGATCTGTCTAAGGCTGAACGCAAGATAGAACTTGTGAATTTACTTAAAGAATTCGAGATAAAAAGAATACAAAGCCAAAAAGCTTATACTCTTTCTGGTGGAGAGAGAAGGAGGGCAGAGATAGCAAGAGCTTTGGCTGTAAACCCCTATTTTTTGCTCTTAGATGAACCTTTTGCTGGTATTGATCCTATTGCGATCGGGGATATAAAGAATATAATAAAAATTTTAAAAGAAAGAAACATTGGAGTTCTTATTACCGATCATAATGTAAGAGATGCTTTTGATATAATCGATAGAGCTTATATTGTTTATCAGGGGCAAGTACTTGATGAAGGTGATGTTGATTATATAATAAGCAGCGAAAAGGCCAAAAAGCTTTATTTAGGAGAAGAATTTAGATTATGA
- a CDS encoding LptA/OstA family protein codes for MKDLILIWIFIIFVNNIQATQIKSKPKSESFQGNEKKNTNFTFKSDFAQGIVSSFYKKIVLKGNSEVISPDFKLRADEIEIYGENGSYLEARGNVFYEDFKNKMHVKAQFLFFNRKLDNFYLQKGVELEDLENNMLIKAERVEGSNKSNVYIMQYSVKIYKDDTFARAENGTYNKEEKEMILEGVPVIYQKDNYYSASRIIFNTKTNRYKLEGSVEGEFTQVENDVSEEKK; via the coding sequence TTGAAGGATTTAATTTTAATATGGATTTTTATTATTTTTGTTAATAATATTCAAGCAACACAAATAAAATCTAAGCCCAAATCTGAAAGCTTTCAAGGGAATGAAAAAAAAAATACTAATTTTACCTTTAAGTCAGATTTTGCACAAGGAATAGTGTCTTCTTTTTATAAAAAAATTGTTTTAAAAGGAAATTCAGAGGTTATTTCGCCAGATTTTAAACTTAGGGCAGATGAAATTGAAATTTATGGAGAAAATGGCTCTTATCTTGAAGCTCGAGGTAATGTTTTTTATGAAGATTTTAAGAATAAGATGCATGTTAAGGCTCAGTTTTTGTTTTTTAATAGAAAATTAGATAATTTTTATCTTCAAAAAGGGGTAGAGCTTGAAGACTTAGAAAACAATATGCTTATTAAAGCAGAAAGAGTTGAAGGCAGCAATAAATCCAACGTTTATATTATGCAATATTCTGTTAAAATATATAAGGACGATACTTTTGCAAGAGCTGAGAATGGAACTTATAATAAAGAAGAAAAAGAAATGATTCTTGAAGGAGTCCCAGTAATTTATCAGAAAGACAACTATTATTCTGCTTCAAGAATCATTTTTAATACAAAAACTAATAGGTATAAACTTGAGGGGAGTGTTGAGGGAGAGTTTACTCAAGTTGAAAATGATGTTTCTGAAGAAAAAAAATAA
- a CDS encoding nucleoside-diphosphate kinase — MLMLLQKTLCIIKPDGVRRGLIGDVIARFERVGLKIVAAKMLIVDESLAKKHYLYDDIVLRHSEAVWKSLIKFISNSPVFAFVVEGVESIEVVRKLCGATEPKLAIPGTIRGDFSYHSFRYSNEKGFSIYNVIHASANEVDAIREIPIWFKDNEILNYKRDDECEHYYC; from the coding sequence ATGTTAATGTTATTACAAAAAACTTTATGTATTATTAAGCCAGATGGGGTTAGGAGAGGTTTAATTGGCGATGTAATTGCTAGATTTGAACGAGTAGGTTTAAAAATAGTGGCTGCTAAAATGCTTATTGTTGACGAGAGTCTAGCAAAAAAACATTATTTATATGATGATATTGTCCTTAGGCATAGCGAGGCAGTTTGGAAATCTTTAATTAAATTTATTTCAAATTCTCCTGTTTTTGCATTTGTTGTTGAAGGAGTTGAAAGCATTGAGGTTGTAAGAAAGCTTTGTGGTGCTACTGAGCCAAAATTAGCCATTCCTGGAACAATACGGGGAGATTTTTCTTATCATAGTTTTAGATATTCAAATGAAAAAGGTTTTTCAATTTATAATGTGATTCATGCATCTGCAAATGAGGTAGATGCCATTCGTGAAATACCAATTTGGTTTAAAGATAATGAAATTTTAAACTACAAAAGAGATGATGAGTGCGAACATTATTATTGTTGA
- the efbC gene encoding nucleoid-associated protein EbfC: MAVNPLDFLKNMSSVKSNIDNIKKEMSKITVCGKAGSNIVVIEMDGEFNVKKVSINKEFFDDLDNGAFEQMVKSALNDAVSKVKEEIKLKTMGVLPFGM; the protein is encoded by the coding sequence ATGGCAGTAAATCCATTAGATTTTTTAAAAAATATGTCTAGTGTTAAGAGCAATATTGACAATATTAAAAAGGAAATGTCTAAAATTACGGTTTGTGGTAAAGCTGGCAGCAATATTGTTGTTATTGAGATGGATGGCGAATTTAATGTTAAAAAAGTTTCAATTAATAAGGAATTTTTTGATGATTTAGACAATGGTGCTTTTGAACAAATGGTTAAATCTGCTTTAAATGATGCTGTTTCTAAGGTTAAAGAAGAGATAAAATTAAAAACTATGGGGGTTCTTCCCTTTGGAATGTAG
- the dnaX gene encoding DNA polymerase III subunit gamma/tau, whose translation MAPSRGTALKKRPRDFNSLEGQDFVVETLKHSIEKNKIANAYIFSGPRGVGKTSSARAFARCLNCKNGPTVMPCGECNNCKSIDNDSSLDVIEIDGASNTSVQDIRQIKEEIMFPPAVSKYRIYIIDEVHMLSNSAFNALLKTIEEPPNYIVFIFATTESHKLPETIKSRCQHFSFKLLSLEKIYNMLKKVCFEDHIKYEDEALKWIAYKSSGSVRDAYTLFDQVVSFTNSDIKLDQIRSKMGLTNDEFLEKLSVSILSEDVKELICVLDSIFLSGVSYEQFLLDSIEFFREALFLKIGIKNFEFIGIKSEDLRKKLAEFDLNYLERIIVVLLETYRDLQFSVNPRYELEINFVKILRLKNYIPNHVLIKQIQNLEDNLLENMALDSNNFDVLANKKNKDDLAFISAKPGLEYEFSEIKPLKKEETSFDENLSTKIDENLLEANNIDEIDEIFIEDDNLSEANDFIDIRDKFIYVVSRYIQTLVHSGEVVIDDNVLYYKVFSEFEYNELQSYKGEIRSEFYKEFPNLSIVFQKNFKSLEKDFKKLETVKNIFGASEVLEG comes from the coding sequence ATGGCGCCTTCAAGAGGTACTGCTCTTAAGAAACGCCCCAGAGATTTCAACTCTCTTGAAGGGCAAGATTTTGTTGTTGAAACTCTAAAGCATTCTATAGAGAAAAATAAAATAGCAAATGCTTATATTTTTTCGGGGCCAAGAGGTGTTGGGAAGACTTCATCAGCCAGGGCTTTTGCTAGATGCTTAAATTGTAAGAATGGCCCGACAGTTATGCCTTGTGGAGAGTGTAATAATTGTAAATCTATTGATAATGATAGCAGTCTTGATGTTATTGAAATTGACGGTGCTTCAAATACTTCGGTTCAGGATATTAGGCAAATTAAAGAAGAAATAATGTTTCCTCCTGCAGTTTCCAAATATCGAATATATATTATTGATGAAGTTCATATGCTTTCCAATTCTGCTTTTAATGCTCTTTTAAAGACAATTGAAGAGCCCCCCAATTATATTGTTTTTATTTTTGCTACTACAGAGTCACATAAACTTCCAGAGACAATAAAAAGTAGATGTCAGCATTTTAGTTTTAAACTTTTGTCTTTAGAAAAAATTTATAATATGCTTAAGAAAGTTTGCTTTGAAGATCATATTAAATATGAAGATGAGGCTTTAAAATGGATTGCATATAAAAGTAGTGGTAGTGTAAGAGATGCTTATACTCTTTTTGATCAGGTAGTTTCTTTTACTAATTCTGACATTAAATTAGATCAAATAAGATCTAAGATGGGCTTAACCAATGATGAATTTTTAGAGAAGTTATCAGTTAGTATTCTTAGTGAAGATGTAAAAGAGTTAATTTGTGTTCTTGATTCTATTTTTTTGTCCGGAGTGTCTTATGAGCAATTTCTACTAGATTCAATCGAATTTTTTAGAGAGGCATTATTTTTAAAGATAGGTATTAAAAATTTTGAGTTTATTGGAATTAAATCTGAAGATTTAAGAAAGAAATTAGCTGAGTTTGATTTGAACTATCTTGAGAGGATTATTGTTGTTTTGCTTGAAACTTACAGAGATTTGCAATTTTCGGTTAATCCAAGATATGAGCTTGAGATTAATTTTGTTAAAATTTTAAGACTTAAAAACTATATTCCAAATCATGTTTTAATAAAACAAATTCAAAATCTTGAAGACAATTTGTTAGAAAATATGGCTTTAGATTCAAACAATTTTGATGTTTTAGCAAATAAGAAGAATAAAGATGATTTAGCTTTTATTTCAGCAAAACCTGGCTTAGAATATGAATTTTCTGAAATCAAACCTTTAAAAAAAGAGGAGACTAGTTTTGATGAAAATTTGTCAACAAAAATTGATGAAAATCTTTTAGAGGCCAATAACATTGACGAAATTGATGAGATTTTTATTGAGGATGACAATTTAAGTGAAGCAAATGATTTTATTGATATAAGAGATAAATTTATTTATGTTGTTTCAAGATATATTCAAACTTTAGTTCATTCAGGAGAAGTTGTTATTGATGACAATGTTCTCTATTATAAGGTGTTTAGTGAATTTGAGTATAATGAACTTCAAAGTTATAAAGGTGAGATAAGGTCTGAGTTTTATAAAGAATTTCCCAATTTAAGCATTGTTTTTCAGAAAAATTTTAAAAGCCTTGAAAAGGATTTTAAAAAATTAGAAACTGTAAAAAATATTTTTGGAGCAAGTGAAGTTCTGGAGGGATAG